In one window of Henckelia pumila isolate YLH828 chromosome 1, ASM3356847v2, whole genome shotgun sequence DNA:
- the LOC140868170 gene encoding probable pectinesterase 56: MKLRLLSHHHKHHMISPLTTTIGGDNFFRFFLSQLSPAASSYIDSNPTSRQLAENAERIPSMVGSKSPVYRKGKNSKIEFVESKDGKGEFRSISEALEASPSNSNDPVHINIESGEYYELINVDTHKTNIVLKGAGIDRTVIDSNVSLDGTRDITIAHTENNGVAVENWSNYSVFYNCKLKGVNGSLKAKGWNQFYRSCDVHGQNNLISGYTAVYFQKSRFFAESEKTVFSSQSSMFFASNIYFTFDRCSFYAVGGGQRMKNSSTTSYLGKLLGMYSKIVVIQSYLDESIHYILVNNTFPNTAHVLISYNYDPGAAISHVEEIGDINVAFKFSLRVFLDKKKWKLPDIDYDLNFST; the protein is encoded by the exons ATGAAATTGAGGTTGTTATCCCATCACCACAAGCATCATATGATCAGTCCGCTGACGACGACGATTGGTGGTGATAATTTCTTCAGATTTTTCCTTTCCCAACTCTCCCCAGCAGCCTCTTCCTACATTGACTCTAACCCAACAAGCAGACAATTGGCGGAGAATGCAGAAAGAATACCGTCAATGGTGGGTAGTAAGAGTCCTG TATATAGGAAAGGAAAAAACTCTAAAATAGAATTTGTAGAGTCTAAAGATGGTAAGGGAGAGTTTCGATCAATTTCCGAAGCCTTGGAGGCTTCCCCAAGCAATAGCAACGACCCCGTTCATATCAATATCGAAAGCGGAGAGTATTACGAGCTGATAAATGTTGACACGCACAAAACCAACATTGTCCTTAAGGGTGCGGGAATTGATCGAACGGTGATTGATTCGAATGTGAGTTTGGATGGAA CTCGTGATATTACTATTGCGCACACGGAAAATAACGGTGTTGCTGTAGAAAATTGGTCAAATTATTCAGTTTTCTACAACTGTAAGCTGAAAGGAGTGAATGGATCGCTGAAAGCCAAAGGATGGAATCAATTTTACCGCAGTTGCGATGTTCATGGCCAAAATAATCTGATTTCCGGATACACTGCTGTATATTTCCAGAAAAGTAGATTTTTTGCTGAAAGCGAGAAGACAGTATTTTCGTCTCAATCTAGCATGTTCTTTGCGTCCAACATCTACTTCACATTTGATCGGTGTTCTTTTTACGCCGTCGGTGGTGGACAGCGAATGAAGAATTCATCAACAACATCATACTTAGGTAAATTATTGGGGATGTATTCTAAAATTGTAGTGATTCAGTCATATCTGGATGAATCAATACACTACATTTTAGTTAATAATACTTTCCCAAAcactgctcatgttttgatttcttataATTATGATCCCGGGGCAGCTATAAGTCATGTCGAGGAAATTGGTGATATTAATGTTGCATTCAAGTTCTCCCTCAGAGTGTTTTTAGACAAAAAGAAGTGGAAACTTCCAGATATAGATTATGACTTAAATTTCTCTACTTAA